In the genome of Anas platyrhynchos isolate ZD024472 breed Pekin duck chromosome 23, IASCAAS_PekinDuck_T2T, whole genome shotgun sequence, one region contains:
- the LOC101801882 gene encoding prolactin-releasing peptide receptor codes for MEPSRDGANATASELALQNRPNASAQFTGVQLIQSFKPLIIPCYALVVLVGIFGNYLLLYIICKSKKMHNVTNFFIGNLAFSDMLMCATCVPFTLAYAFNPQGWVFGRFLCYFVFLMQPMTVYVSVFTLTAIAVDRYYATVHPLKRRLSVAGCAYVVGGIWLLSGALVAPAVAHTYHVEFQQQGFAICEEFWVEEEAQRLAYAYSTLILTYILPLSALSLSYLCISVRLRNRVVPGHPTQSQAECERLRKRKIFRLVALVVAAFGVCWLPIHVFNVIRDIDIGLIHKRYFLLIQLLCHWFAMSSSCCNPFLYAWLHDRFRGELRRIFSCQRRVLPAATCAVL; via the exons ATGGAGCCCAGCAGGGACGGGGCCAACGCCACCGCCTCCGAGCTCGCCCTGCAGAACCGCCCCAACGCCAGCGCGCAGTTCACCGGGGTGCAGCTCATCCAGTCCTTCAAGCCCCTCATCATCCCCTGCTACGCCCTCGTCGTCCTCGTCGGCATCTTCGGCAACTACCTGCTCCTCTACATCATCTGCAAGTCCAAGAAGATGCACAATGTCACCAACTTCTTCATCGGGAACCTGGCCTTCTCGGACATGCTGATGTGCGCCACCTGCGTGCCCTTCACCCTAGCCTACGCCTTCAACCCTCAGGGTTGGGTTTTCGGGAGGTTTTTGTGCTACttcgtcttcctgatgcagcccaTGACCGTCTACGTCTCCGTCTTCACGCTCACGGCCATCGCGGTGGACAG GTACTACGCCACCGTGCACCCCCTGAAGAGGCGCCTGTCGGTCGCCGGCTGCGCCTACGTGGTGGGGGGCATCTGGCTGCTGTCGGGGGCGCTGGTGGCGCCGGCGGTGGCGCACACCTACCACGTGGAgttccagcagcagggcttcGCCATCTGCGAGGAATTttgggtggaggaggaggcgcaGCGCCTGGCCTACGCCTACAGCACCCTGATCCTCACCTACATCCTGCCCCTCTCCGCCCTCTCCCTCTCCTACCTCTGCATCTCGGTGAGGCTGCGCAACCGCGTGGTGCCCGGGCACCCCACGCAGAGCCAGGCCGAGTGCGAGCgcctgaggaagaggaagattttCCGCCTGGTGGCCCTGGTGGTGGCGGCTTTCGGGGTGTGCTGGCTGCCCATCCACGTCTTCAACGTCATCCGGGACATCGACATCGGCCTGATCCACAAGCGCTACTTCCTGCTGATCCAGCTGCTGTGCCACTGGTTCGCCAtgagctcctcctgctgcaacCCCTTCCTCTACGCCTGGCTGCACGACCGCTTCCGCGGCGAGCTCAGGAGGATTTTCTCCTGCCAGCGCCGCGTCCTCCCCGCCGCCACCTGCGCCGTGCTCTGA